In Sebaldella termitidis ATCC 33386, one DNA window encodes the following:
- the rplP gene encoding 50S ribosomal protein L16, which translates to MLIPKRTKYRKQFRGKIGGVATKGNNVDFGEYGLAAKEFGWITSRQIEACRVTINRTFKREGKIWIRIFPDKPYTKRPEGTRMGKGKGNTEGWVAVVKRDKIMFEVGGVPEERAKEALRKAAHKLPIKCRFVKKEEMGGDN; encoded by the coding sequence ATGTTAATACCTAAAAGAACGAAATACAGAAAGCAATTCAGAGGAAAAATCGGCGGAGTTGCTACAAAAGGAAACAATGTAGATTTTGGTGAATACGGACTTGCTGCAAAGGAATTTGGATGGATAACATCAAGACAAATCGAAGCGTGCAGGGTAACTATAAATAGAACCTTCAAAAGGGAAGGAAAAATTTGGATCAGAATTTTTCCTGATAAGCCTTATACAAAAAGACCAGAAGGAACAAGAATGGGTAAAGGTAAAGGAAACACTGAAGGTTGGGTAGCAGTAGTAAAAAGAGACAAAATTATGTTTGAAGTTGGCGGAGTACCTGAAGAAAGAGCAAAAGAAGCATTAAGAAAAGCTGCTCACAAACTGCCTATAAAATGTAGATTTGTAAAAAAAGAAGAAATGGGTGGTGATAATTAA
- the rplD gene encoding 50S ribosomal protein L4 has product MPVLDIYTIDGTKAGTVDVKEEIFGIKPNKAVMHEVLTAELAEVRQGSASTKTRAEVRGGGRKPFRQKGTGRARQGSTRAPHMVGGGVSHGPKPRDYVKKVNKKVRKLAIRSALSAKVNKGEIIIIDAFELEKPKTKTIIDFSKKLDMAGAKQLYILNDLYIENEYNAYLSIRNIEKSYVLMPNELSVYWLLKQDKIIMTREALAQIEEVLA; this is encoded by the coding sequence ATGCCAGTTTTAGATATATATACTATTGACGGTACAAAAGCAGGAACTGTCGATGTAAAGGAAGAAATATTTGGTATAAAGCCTAACAAAGCAGTAATGCACGAAGTATTAACTGCAGAACTAGCAGAAGTAAGACAAGGGTCAGCTTCTACAAAAACTAGAGCTGAAGTAAGAGGTGGAGGAAGAAAGCCTTTCAGACAAAAAGGTACTGGAAGAGCAAGACAAGGTTCGACAAGAGCTCCTCACATGGTTGGCGGCGGTGTTTCACACGGACCGAAACCAAGAGACTATGTAAAAAAAGTAAATAAAAAAGTAAGAAAATTAGCTATAAGATCAGCTTTATCAGCTAAGGTTAATAAGGGAGAAATCATTATAATAGATGCTTTTGAACTGGAAAAACCAAAAACAAAAACAATTATTGATTTTTCTAAAAAATTAGATATGGCAGGGGCAAAACAGCTTTACATACTAAATGACTTATATATAGAGAATGAATATAACGCATATCTGTCTATAAGAAATATAGAAAAATCATATGTACTAATGCCAAATGAGTTAAGTGTTTACTGGTTATTGAAACAGGACAAAATAATCATGACAAGAGAAGCACTTGCACAGATCGAGGAGGTGCTAGCATAA
- the rpsJ gene encoding 30S ribosomal protein S10: MDKLRIYLKSYDHKLLDQSAKKIAEVVKKNGSEVTGPLPLPTKTKKYTVLRSVHVNKDSREQFEMRVHRRVVEIKNSSQQIISALTSLSLPSGVGIEIKQL; the protein is encoded by the coding sequence TTGGATAAATTAAGAATATATCTTAAATCGTATGATCATAAATTGCTGGATCAATCAGCAAAGAAAATAGCTGAAGTTGTTAAGAAGAATGGCTCAGAGGTAACTGGGCCCCTTCCTTTACCAACTAAGACAAAGAAATACACAGTATTAAGATCAGTGCATGTAAATAAAGATTCAAGAGAGCAGTTTGAAATGAGAGTTCACAGAAGAGTTGTGGAAATCAAAAACTCTAGTCAACAAATAATTTCAGCATTAACTTCATTAAGTCTGCCGTCGGGTGTAGGAATCGAGATAAAGCAATTATAG
- the rplV gene encoding 50S ribosomal protein L22 yields the protein MAVVAKLRYQRLSPQKARLVADIVRGKDALPALAMLKFTNKKAAVYIEKTLKSAIANAEHNFGMDPDKLYVSRILIDKGPVLKRVNPRAMGRADIIRKPTAHITVEVSERN from the coding sequence GTGGCAGTGGTAGCAAAACTTCGTTATCAAAGATTAAGTCCTCAGAAAGCTAGGTTAGTAGCTGACATAGTAAGAGGAAAAGACGCTTTACCGGCGTTAGCAATGCTTAAATTTACAAATAAAAAGGCAGCAGTTTATATAGAGAAAACATTGAAATCTGCTATAGCAAATGCAGAACATAACTTTGGAATGGATCCTGATAAGCTATATGTATCAAGAATACTTATAGACAAAGGACCGGTACTAAAAAGAGTAAATCCAAGAGCTATGGGAAGAGCGGATATAATAAGAAAGCCAACAGCTCATATTACAGTGGAAGTGAGCGAAAGAAATTAA
- the rplC gene encoding 50S ribosomal protein L3, which produces MLLGKKIGMTQIFEGEKLIPVTVIEAGPNFVIQKKNVEKDGYNALTLGYDEKKEKNTIKPEMGVFKKAGVTPKKFLKEFRTDNLDSYELGQEIKVDSFEGIEFVDVSGTSKGKGTAGVMKRHNFGGNRATHGVSRNHRLGGSNAGGAASNSNVPKGKKMAGRLGNENVTVQNLRVVKFDVENNLLLVKGAIPGPKNGYLVIKKSVKKY; this is translated from the coding sequence ATGTTACTAGGAAAAAAAATAGGGATGACACAAATATTTGAAGGTGAAAAATTAATACCTGTTACTGTTATAGAAGCAGGACCGAACTTTGTTATCCAGAAAAAGAACGTCGAAAAAGACGGATATAACGCATTAACTTTAGGTTACGACGAAAAGAAAGAAAAAAATACTATAAAGCCAGAAATGGGAGTATTTAAAAAAGCAGGAGTAACTCCAAAAAAATTCTTAAAAGAATTCAGAACTGATAATTTAGATAGCTATGAATTAGGACAGGAAATCAAAGTAGATTCATTCGAAGGAATAGAGTTTGTAGATGTTTCGGGAACTTCAAAAGGTAAAGGAACAGCAGGGGTTATGAAAAGACATAACTTCGGAGGAAACAGAGCAACTCACGGGGTTTCTAGAAACCACAGACTTGGAGGATCGAATGCCGGCGGTGCCGCATCAAACAGTAATGTACCAAAAGGTAAGAAAATGGCAGGAAGATTAGGAAATGAAAATGTTACTGTTCAAAACCTGAGAGTAGTAAAATTTGATGTGGAAAATAATCTTTTATTAGTAAAAGGTGCAATACCGGGTCCTAAAAACGGATATTTAGTAATAAAAAAATCAGTGAAAAAATACTAA
- the rplW gene encoding 50S ribosomal protein L23, with translation MNIFDVIKRPVKSEKGEMIRRENNEYVFEVDRRANKIEIRQAVEKLFDVKVVSVNTLTVKSKNKRFRFSMYKTPIVKKAMVKLKDGDEIAGFEF, from the coding sequence ATGAATATATTTGATGTAATCAAAAGACCTGTTAAATCTGAAAAAGGTGAAATGATCAGAAGAGAAAATAATGAATATGTTTTCGAAGTAGACAGAAGAGCAAATAAAATCGAAATCAGACAGGCAGTGGAAAAATTATTTGATGTAAAAGTAGTAAGCGTAAATACACTTACAGTAAAATCTAAAAATAAAAGATTCAGATTTTCTATGTATAAAACACCTATAGTAAAAAAAGCTATGGTTAAGCTTAAAGACGGAGACGAAATCGCAGGATTTGAATTTTAA
- the rplB gene encoding 50S ribosomal protein L2: MPIKKLKAMTNGTRHMSILVNNDLDKVRPEKSLVEPLNSSYGIDNYGHRTGRNRHKGHKRLYRVIDWKRDKNGVPAKVATIEYDPNRTANIALLHYADGEKRYILAPNGLKKGDTVLSGEGAEIKPGNALKLKDLPIGTVIHNVELIPGKGGQLARSAGTSARLVAKDGVYSHVELPSGELRLIHRECTATIGSVGNSEHSLVSLGKAGRNRHLGRKPHVRGSAMNPVDHPHGGGEGRSPIGRKSPVTPWGKPTLGKKTRGKKLSDKFIVRKRKK; encoded by the coding sequence ATGCCAATTAAAAAATTAAAAGCAATGACTAATGGTACAAGGCATATGTCTATATTAGTCAATAATGATCTGGATAAAGTAAGACCGGAAAAATCATTAGTAGAACCGTTAAATTCATCTTACGGGATTGATAACTACGGTCACAGAACTGGAAGAAACAGACACAAAGGACATAAAAGACTTTACAGAGTAATTGACTGGAAAAGAGATAAAAACGGAGTGCCTGCAAAGGTAGCAACAATAGAATATGATCCTAACAGAACTGCAAATATTGCTCTTTTACACTATGCTGACGGAGAAAAAAGATATATTCTTGCTCCAAACGGTCTGAAAAAGGGAGATACTGTGTTATCTGGAGAAGGTGCGGAAATCAAACCTGGAAATGCATTAAAATTAAAAGACTTACCGATAGGTACAGTTATTCATAATGTGGAACTAATACCCGGAAAAGGCGGACAGCTGGCAAGATCAGCAGGAACATCTGCAAGACTGGTAGCAAAAGACGGAGTTTACTCACACGTGGAACTTCCATCTGGAGAATTAAGACTAATACACAGAGAATGTACAGCCACTATAGGTTCTGTAGGAAATTCAGAACATTCGCTTGTATCATTAGGTAAAGCAGGAAGAAACAGACACTTAGGAAGAAAACCTCATGTTAGAGGATCAGCGATGAATCCGGTAGATCACCCGCACGGAGGGGGAGAAGGAAGATCGCCGATAGGAAGAAAATCTCCTGTTACACCTTGGGGTAAACCAACATTAGGTAAGAAAACTAGAGGTAAGAAATTAAGCGATAAATTTATAGTAAGAAAAAGAAAAAAATAA
- the tuf gene encoding elongation factor Tu has protein sequence MAKAKFERSKPHVNVGTIGHVDHGKTTTTAAISKVLSDKGLAQKVDFENIDQAPEERERGITINTAHIEYETEARHYAHVDCPGHADYVKNMITGAAQMDGAILVVSAADGPMPQTREHILLARQVGVPYIVVYLNKVDMVDDEELLELVEMEVRELLTEYGFPGDDIPVIQGSSLGALNGEEKWIDAIMELMNAVDSYIPTPERPVDQPFLLPIEDVFTITGRGTVVTGRVERGKVNVGEEVEIIGIRPTTKTTVTGVEMFRKLLDSGEAGDNIGALLRGTKKEDVERGQVLAKPGSITPHTNFKSEVYVLTKEEGGRHTPFFTGYRPQFYFRTTDITGMVNLPEGIEMVMPGDNIEMTVELIHPIAMEEGLRFAIREGGRTVASGVVATITK, from the coding sequence ATGGCAAAAGCTAAATTCGAAAGAAGTAAACCACACGTAAACGTGGGAACAATCGGTCACGTAGATCACGGAAAAACAACAACAACAGCAGCAATATCAAAAGTATTATCGGATAAAGGACTGGCTCAAAAAGTAGATTTTGAAAATATTGACCAGGCACCTGAAGAAAGAGAAAGAGGAATAACAATAAATACAGCTCACATAGAGTATGAAACAGAAGCAAGACACTACGCACACGTAGACTGTCCAGGCCATGCGGATTATGTAAAGAACATGATAACAGGAGCAGCACAAATGGATGGAGCAATCTTAGTAGTATCAGCAGCTGACGGTCCAATGCCTCAGACAAGAGAACATATCCTGCTTGCAAGACAGGTTGGAGTTCCTTATATCGTAGTATACTTAAACAAAGTAGATATGGTAGATGACGAAGAATTATTGGAATTAGTAGAAATGGAAGTAAGAGAATTACTAACAGAGTATGGATTCCCTGGAGACGATATACCGGTAATACAAGGATCATCATTAGGAGCGTTAAACGGAGAAGAAAAATGGATAGATGCAATAATGGAATTAATGAATGCAGTGGATTCATATATACCAACACCTGAAAGACCGGTAGATCAGCCGTTCCTATTACCAATAGAGGATGTATTTACTATAACAGGAAGAGGAACAGTAGTAACAGGAAGAGTAGAAAGAGGAAAAGTTAATGTTGGAGAAGAAGTAGAGATCATAGGAATAAGACCTACAACAAAGACAACAGTAACAGGAGTAGAAATGTTCAGAAAGTTATTAGATTCAGGAGAAGCAGGAGATAATATCGGAGCATTATTAAGAGGAACAAAGAAAGAGGATGTGGAAAGAGGACAGGTACTAGCTAAGCCGGGATCAATAACACCACATACTAACTTTAAATCAGAAGTATATGTATTGACAAAAGAAGAAGGCGGAAGACATACACCATTCTTTACAGGATACAGACCGCAGTTCTATTTCAGAACGACAGATATAACAGGAATGGTAAATCTGCCAGAAGGTATTGAAATGGTAATGCCTGGAGATAACATAGAAATGACAGTAGAATTAATCCACCCAATAGCAATGGAAGAAGGATTAAGATTCGCCATCAGAGAAGGCGGAAGAACAGTTGCTTCTGGTGTAGTTGCTACTATTACGAAATAG
- the rpsS gene encoding 30S ribosomal protein S19, translating to MARSLKKGPFVDGYLLKKVEAMGEKKQVIKTWSRRSTIFPQFIGQTFAVYNGKKHIPVYVTEEMVGHKLGEFAPTRTFYGHGKDAKKDKRK from the coding sequence ATGGCTCGTTCATTAAAAAAAGGACCATTTGTTGATGGATACTTACTAAAAAAAGTAGAAGCAATGGGTGAGAAAAAGCAAGTAATTAAGACATGGTCAAGAAGATCAACAATTTTTCCACAATTTATTGGACAAACTTTTGCAGTATATAACGGAAAAAAACATATACCAGTTTATGTAACTGAAGAGATGGTGGGACATAAATTAGGAGAATTCGCACCTACTAGAACGTTTTACGGACACGGAAAAGATGCAAAAAAAGACAAGAGAAAATAG
- the rpsC gene encoding 30S ribosomal protein S3 — MGQKVDPRGIRLGITRTWDSKWFAEGKEYLNNFHEDLKIREFIKKNYYHAGVSCIQIERTSPTELTIIIDTGKAGILIGRKGAEIEALKGKIENLTGKKVQVKVQEVKNPNKNSQLVAESIATAIEKRVAYKRAVSQAIQRAEKSGVKGIKIAVSGRLNGAEIARSEWTLSGRVPLHTLRADVDYATATAFTTYGALGIKVWIFNGEVLPSKKEGGNA, encoded by the coding sequence GTGGGACAAAAGGTTGATCCTAGGGGAATTAGATTAGGAATTACTAGAACATGGGATTCTAAATGGTTTGCTGAAGGTAAGGAATATTTAAATAATTTTCACGAAGACCTGAAAATAAGAGAATTTATTAAAAAGAATTATTATCATGCCGGAGTTTCGTGCATTCAGATAGAAAGAACATCACCGACTGAACTTACTATAATAATAGATACAGGGAAAGCCGGGATATTAATAGGTAGAAAAGGTGCAGAAATCGAAGCATTAAAAGGAAAAATAGAAAATCTGACTGGGAAAAAAGTGCAGGTAAAAGTACAGGAAGTAAAAAATCCTAATAAAAATTCACAGTTAGTTGCTGAAAGTATAGCCACAGCAATAGAAAAAAGGGTTGCTTATAAAAGAGCTGTAAGCCAGGCAATACAAAGAGCAGAAAAATCAGGAGTAAAAGGGATCAAAATAGCTGTTTCTGGAAGATTAAACGGAGCAGAAATCGCAAGAAGCGAATGGACATTATCAGGAAGAGTACCATTACACACTTTAAGAGCTGATGTTGACTATGCTACAGCTACTGCATTTACTACATACGGTGCATTAGGGATTAAAGTATGGATATTTAATGGAGAAGTACTTCCTAGCAAGAAGGAAGGAGGAAATGCATAA